The proteins below come from a single Argentina anserina chromosome 1, drPotAnse1.1, whole genome shotgun sequence genomic window:
- the LOC126805133 gene encoding probable sucrose-phosphate synthase 1: MPDGTRTAGNDWINSYLEAILDVGPGLVDDAKSSLLLRERGHFSPTRYFVEEVITGFDETDLHRSWVRAAATRSPQERNTRLENLCWRIWNLARQKKQLEEKEAQRMTKRHLERERGRREATADMSEDLSEGEKGDVVTDVSTHGDSVRGRLPRINSVDAMETFISQQKGKKLYIVLISLHGLIRGENMELGRDSDTGGQVKYVVELARALGSMPGVYRVDLLTRQVSSPEVDWSYGEPTEMLTPISAEGFEEETGESSGSYIIRIPFGPKDKYIPKENLWPHIPEFVDGALNHVIQMSKVLGEQVGGGKPVWPVAIHGHYADAGDSAALLSGALNVPMLFTGHSLGRDKLEQLLKQGRLSRDEINATYKIMRRIEAEELSLDASEIVITSTRQEIDEQWRLYDGFDPILERKIRARIRRNVSCYGRFMPRMVVIPPGMEFHHIVPQDGDMDGETEANEDHHPTPADPPIWTEIMRFFTNPRKPMILALARPDPKKNITTLVKAFGECRPLRELANLTLIMGNRDGIDDMSSTSASVLLSVLKLIDKHDLYGQVAYPKHHKQSDVPEIYRLAAKTKGVFINPAFIEPFGLTLIEAAAYGLPIVATKNGGPVDIIQVLDNGLLIDPHDQQSIADALLKLVADKHLWARCRQNGLKNIHLYSWPEHCKTYLSRIASCKARHPQWQRSDDGAESSESDSPSDSLRDIQDLSLNLKFSMDGEKSGLSVNESSLESEGSLDRKTKIENAVLAWSKGISRDTRKAGFSEKADHNSSGKFPVLRRRKHLIVISVDCDTITDLIEITKKIFEATEKERTEGSIGYILSTSLTIIEIRSFLVSGGLGPNDFDAFICNSGSDLYYPSINSDDRPFVVDFYYHSHIEYRWGGEGLRKTLVRWATSTNDKKGGSEEQIVTASEQLSTDYCYAFKVQKPAMVPPVKELRKMLRIQALRCRVIYCQNGTRLNVIPVTASRSQALRYLYLRWGVELSNMVVVAGECGDTDYEGLLGGLHKSVVLKGVGSNAISQLHTNRNYPLSDVLATDSPNIVQTTEGCGSDDIRSALEKLEVVKS; the protein is encoded by the exons ATGCCGGATGGTACCAGAACGGCCGGTAACGACTGGATAAACAGTTACCTGGAGGCGATTCTAGACGTCGGCCCCGGCCTCGTCGACGACGCCAAGTCGTCGTTACTGCTCCGGGAGAGAGGTCACTTCAGTCCGACGAGGTACTTCGTCGAGGAGGTCATCACCGGCTTCGATGAGACCGATCTCCACCGCTCTTGGGTCCGC GCCGCGGCGACGAGGAGTCCGCAGGAGAGGAACACGAGGCTGGAGAATCTGTGCTGGCGGATTTGGAACTTGGCTCGCCAGAAGAAGCAG CTTGAGGAAAAGGAAGCTCAGAGGATGACGAAGCGTCATCTGGAAAGAGAAAGGGGCCGGAGGGAAGCTACTGCTGATATGTCGGAGGACTTGTCGGAGGGAGAGAAGGGAGATGTGGTGACGGATGTATCGACTCACGGTGATAGTGTCAGAGGCAGGCTGCCGAGGATTAACTCTGTTGACGCAATGGAGACTTTTATAAGCCAGCAGAAGGGGAAGAAGCTGTATATCGTCTTAATAAG TCTTCATGGTCTTATCCGGGGTGAAAATATGGAGCTTGGTCGTGACTCTGATACTGGTGGTCAG GTTAAATATGTAGTGGAACTTGCAAGGGCTTTGGGTAGCATGCCTGGGGTGTATCGGGTTGATCTGCTAACTAGACAAGTGTCATCACCCGAGGTAGATTGGAGTTATGGTGAGCCCACAGAGATGCTGACTCCAATAAGTGCAGAAGGTTTTGAGGAAGAGACAGGAGAGAGCAGTGGTTCGTACATCATTCGTATACCATTTGGTCCCAAAGATAAATATATCCCCAAAGAGAACCTTTGGCCACACATCCCTGAATTTGTTGATGGTGCATTGAACCACGTAATACAAATGTCCAAAGTTTTGGGTGAACAAGTTGGTGGTGGGAAGCCAGTTTGGCCAGTTGCCATCCATGGGCATTATGCGGATGCAGGTGACTCTGCTGCCCTCCTATCTGGTGCTTTGAATGTACCGATGCTTTTCACTGGCCATTCACTTGGCAGAGACAAGTTGGAGCAACTTTTGAAACAAGGTCGTCTATCAAGGGATGAAATAAATGCCACATACAAAATAATGCGTAGAATAGAAGCCGAGGAGTTATCCCTTGATGCCTCTGAAATAGTAATTACCAGCACTAGACAGGAGATTGATGAGCAATGGCGCTTGTATGATGGATTTGATCCCATACTGGAGCGAAAAATTCGAGCCAGGATCAGGCGTAATGTGAGCTGTTATGGCAGGTTCATGCCCCGCATGGTG GTAATTCCTCCTGGAATGGAGTTCCATCATATTGTTCCACAGGATGGTGATATGGATGGTGAAACTGAAGCAAATGAAGACCATCATCCTACTCCTGCTGACCCACCTATTTGGACTGAG ATAATGCGCTTCTTTACCAATCCCCGGAAGCCTATGATACTTGCCCTTGCTAGACCAGATCCAAAAAAGAACATCACAACTTTGGTCAAAGCATTTGGAGAATGTCGTCCATTAAGAGAGCTTGCAAATCTT ACATTGATTATGGGTAATCGGGATGGAATTGATGACATGTCAAGCACAAGTGCTTCTGTTCTTCTTTCAGTTCTCAAGCTCATTGACAAACATGATTTGTATGGGCAAGTTGCATACCCCAAACACCACAAGCAGTCTGATGTTCCTGAGATATATCGTCTGGCAGCAAAGACAAAG GGTGTTTTCATCAATCCAGCTTTTATCGAGCCATTTGGATTAACATTGATTGAG GCAGCTGCTTATGGTTTACCTATTGTTGCCACGAAAAATGGAGGTCCTGTTGATATTATACAG GTCCTTGACAACGGTCTTCTTATTGATCCCCACGATCAGCAATCTATTGCTGATGCTCTTCTGAAGCTTGTTGCAGATAAACATCTCTGGGCAAGATGTCGTCAGAATGGACTGAAGAACATTCATCTGTATTCATGGCCTGAGCACTGCAAGACTTACCTATCTCGAATAGCCAGCTGCAAAGCAAGGCATCCACAGTGGCAAAGAAGTGATGATGGAGCAGAATCCTCAGAATCGGATTCCCCAAGTGATTCCTTGAGAGACATACAAGATCTATCTTTGAACTTGAAGTTCTCAATGGATGGAGAAAAGAGTGGACTTAGTGTGAATGAGAGTTCTTTAGAATCTGAGGGAAGTCTTGATAGAAAGACTAAGATAGAGAATGCTGTTTTGGCATGGTCAAAAGGTATTTCAAGGGACACGAGGAAAGCTGGTTTCTCAGAGAAAGCAGACCATAACAGTAGTGGTAAGTTCCCAGTGTTGAGGAGGAGGAAACATCTTATTGTCATTTCAGTGGATTGTGATACCATTACAGATCTGATTGAAATCACTAAAAAGATTTTTGAGGCTACAGAAAAGGAAAGGACAGAAGGTTCTATAGGGTACATATTGTCAACATCCTTGACCATAATTGAGATACGCTCGTTTCTGGTCTCTGGGGGCTTGGGCCCTAATGATTTTGATGCATTTATATGCAACAGTGGCAGTGATCTCTACTATCCATCTATAAATTCAGATGATCGTCCATTTGTGGTTGACTTTTATTACCACTCACACATTGAATATCGCTGGGGTGGAGAAGGGTTGAGGAAGACATTGGTACGCTGGGCAACTTCAACCAATGATAAGAAGGGTGGGAGTGAGGAACAGATTGTCACTGCATCTGAACAACTTTCAACAGACTATTGTTATGCTTTTAAAGTGCAAAAGCCAGCAATG GTTCCCCCTGTTAAGGAGCTTCGGAAGATGCTGAGGATTCAAGCTTTGCGGTGCCGTGTAATTTACTGTCAAAATGGTACCAGACTGAATGTGATTCCAGTGACAGCATCTCGTTCCCAAGCCCTCAG GTATTTATATCTAAGATGGGGTGTAGAGTTATCAAATATGGTGGTTGTTGCCGGAGAATGCGGAGATACAGATTATGAGGGATTGCTTGGAGGGCTGCACAAAAGTGTAGTACTGAAGGGAGTTGGTAGCAATGCGATAAGCCAACTCCACACAAACCGGAATTACCCTCTGTCCGATGTCCTAGCAACTGACAGCCCCAACATCGTTCAGACGACTGAAGGTTGCGGCAGCGATGATATCCGCAGTGCCTTGGAGAAATTAGAGGTTGTCAAGAGCTAA